TCCGCCGGCAATGTCGCGCCTGTAGCAATATAGCCGATATAGGCCATTTGAATCATAGCACCGGTCTGCACTCCATAGGAAACATCCCCCAAAATAAGTCCCACCAGCAAGCCGCCCATCAGCGGCGCTCCCATATAGAGAGTCCAGCTCAGAGATAACGAAAGAAGTCCTCCGGCCAACCAAGTCAATAGCCCAATCAATACCGCTTCTACAAACAAAGTTTTCGCCTCCTTTATTTCTTCTTGCTCACAACAATTCTGTCAACCGTTTCCGCTCTGTTCCCGGTACTGTCTGTAGATACACGGCATGCCCCAATGATTCAATATGGCGCAATTCTTCCACTTCATTCTCCGTTAGATACACACTGGAAGACAACTTATTGCGCCCTGCAGCCATACCGGCGTTACCCATATTGATTTCTAAAGCCGCCCCTCGATACTGCTCCAGTACTTTGCGCGCATTTTCCGGATGCTTCACCACCACCATTACCTTTGCTTCCGCTTCCAGCTCCGCTAGCAATTCTTCCGCCTCTTCCACGGCGGCAATTTGTACGTCGACCTGCGGCGGCACTGCCATCTTCACAATCGAGCGTAATAGACTGTCTTGAGCTGTTGCATCATCCAAAACAAAGATTTCCTCTGCCTGTGTATGTCCCAACCACGCTGTCACCACCTGCCCATGCACTAAACGCTCGTCAATCCGAAACAAAACAATTCCACTCATCTTTATCAGCCTCCATTTTTTAAGTCAAAATAAAAAAAGCCAATTCACTCCCCTGCTAAGGGGCGAATTGACTCGCGGTACCACCCTGATTTGAAAGGCTGCGCCTTTCCTTTTTCGGATACGGGCCTAAGCCGATATCCTAGCCTGTTAACGGCGGCGTCCGGTCTGGCCTACAGTCTCCTTCGGCAGACAGCTCCTGGGCCCATTCCACACGCTCTCAGCATCGGCCATCTCACCTCCGGTCGCCCGGCCGCCGACTCGCTGCACCTGAGAGTGCTGCATGTACTCTTCCCGTTCATT
This genomic window from uncultured Anaeromusa sp. contains:
- a CDS encoding PTS sugar transporter subunit IIB — its product is MSGIVLFRIDERLVHGQVVTAWLGHTQAEEIFVLDDATAQDSLLRSIVKMAVPPQVDVQIAAVEEAEELLAELEAEAKVMVVVKHPENARKVLEQYRGAALEINMGNAGMAAGRNKLSSSVYLTENEVEELRHIESLGHAVYLQTVPGTERKRLTELL